Proteins from one Astatotilapia calliptera chromosome 8, fAstCal1.2, whole genome shotgun sequence genomic window:
- the LOC113027921 gene encoding kinesin-like protein KIF20B isoform X2 — protein MDSSLAGRPERVGPVEVGDIKKDLLAEFSAMPTQDDAQEQSENLQVYLRVRPFTAAESGSGEAQDCVTIEGPDTVVLKPPRSCQSNRQSDKSLPQTAQRFTFTQVFGPEASQRKVFEGSVRGLVRDVLQGGNCLVFTYGVTNAGKTFTFLGPDHDSGLLPRSLSVIFNSIEGRLYGRCDLKPQRCRDFSRLTPDQQATESSSKRNLLRMLKESDRSATTGRSAFLEGSSLSSDSSVNSVSEADSFCLDVDSNVRFSVWVSFCEIYNENIHDLLEQVPGGQQRRTVLRLSQDVKGNSFIKDLRWVQVSSSEEAYRVMKIGKRNQSFSSTRLNQLSSRSHSIFSIRILRVDDVGVPRVLGISELALCDLAGSERCSRTHNTGERLKEAGNINSSLLTLGKCIHAMRLNQNAKFQHHIPFRESKLTHFLQFFFCGAGRVSMVVNINQNSSCFDETLNVLKFSALAQKVVVLNSRPTVPDGPGSSQRSAMELSLIIDEADCRRNVAGRGRKSSLLAWETSLEDVLEDEDGEEGEEDGEEESMMEGTVLEARGENEEEWDVTMEEDEKEGREAALRLVLEAQVREEVSAEFMELFKKMEKDYSDRLEKEREILEERAEKRVEILKNLVSKTVDLSALSTDSNKEEQVVLLEGIISSMSQDLEKIREDAQSVHRCLTEHTHSTELEALRLDSQQSRDQLQEAEKRLEQQQQEVSKLMELCRQKDGALSRLRAAMDHAVEDATRDKQLVESIRSQLLELQQTCGCTRRGQEEEGSRKHQPDSVEDEKQRGANRRVVLEEEIWRLQEENDRKNEAIVELRGREEELQQEKARLEEELRSRVAEVEGLKKEQVLLEEQLLALKNLDECPNCDTVLVSLEAEQREASRLQKENKALVNGIFQLQTEVTSLQVQLKQQTDRSDSLSEQFKATKTRLHDLEHQSEEKNNSISSLTQGLERLRQEVKEEEGQSSSVFHAAMEELKKESEAALQRSAQKSQQIEELQTDKRRLEAELTLSENRCAELREELANQRAEFSHQLESLRAELDSEGDALQAAFQDSEERRRQREMEVGELQRVLDEKEKGLEESRQQVETLSRELQRREEEENRAMEEETLPLVEELKKEIQKLQERRQEEEDGGGKRMKSGECEAVMKQRDTQDLRDSPLRSNMAARKKTPRTTGRKRKSCELEVLVHSENKRNKPRGNARCVQERGCALQKIEEAIHTSTCVLGSKGSSGPAAPERTHRPVLSADKNISSVEKEAVTVATKPRRGRRKLYNMDPWAPMVDSPHTTPGAAAEDRESDHSIMKRKLRSQTCRK, from the exons ATGGATTCCAGTTTAGCTGGAAGGCCGGAGAGAGTGGGACCAGTGGAGGTGGGGGACATAAAGAAGGACCTGCTGGCTGAGTTTTCTGCCATGCCAACACAG gaCGACGCTCAGGAGCAGTCGGAGAACCTGCAGGTTTACCTGAGGGTTCGACCCTTTACTGCAGCCGAGAGCGGCAGCGGAGAGGCAcag GACTGTGTGACCATCGAGGGGCCGGACACTGTGGTCCTCAAGCCTCCCAGGAGCTGCCAGTCAAACCGACAGAGCGACAAGTCCCTCCCACAAACGGCCCAGAGGTTCACCTTCACGCAG GTGTTCGGTCCGGAGGCGAGTCAGAGGAAGGTGTTCGAGGGCTCCGTTCGGGGTTTGGTCCGAGACGTTCTGCAGGGAGGAAACTGTCTGGTTTTCACGTACGGAGTCACCAACGCCGGGAAGACCTTCACCTTCCTCG GTCCGGACCACGACTCGGGTCTGCTGCCCAGGTCCCTGTCGGTCATCTTCAACAGCATCGAAGGCCGCCTTTACGGCCGCTGCGACCTGAAGCCTCAGCGCTGCCGAGACTTCAGCAGACTGACTCCAGACCAGCAGGCGACCGAGAGCAGCAGCAAGAGGAACCTGCTGAGGATGCTAAAGGAG AGCGACAGAAGCGCGACAACTGGAAGGTCGGCGTTCCTCGAAG gctCGTCTCTGAGCAGTGACAGCAGTGTGAACAGCGTCTCAGAGGCCGACAGCTTCTGTTTGGATGTCGACTCAAACGTCCGTTTCTCCGTCTGGGTTTCCTTCTGTGAGATTTACAACGAGAACATCCACGACCTGCTCGAAcag GTTCCCGGCGGCCAGCAGAGGAGGACGGTCCTGCGTCTGTCTCAGGACGTGAAAGGAAACTCGTTCATCAAAG ACCTGCGTTGGGTCCAGGTGAGCAGTTCGGAGGAGGCGTACAGAGTGATGAAGATCGGGAAGAGGAACCAGAGTTTCTCCTCCACCCGCCTGAACCAGCTGTCCAGCAGGAG CCACAGCATCTTCTCCATCAGGATCCTGCGCGTGGATGACGTCGGCGTTCCCAGAGTCCTCGGCATCAGCGA ACTCGCGCTGTGCGACCTGGCCGGGTCGGAGAGGTGCTCGCGGACGCACAACACCGGCGAGAGGCTGAAGGAGGCAGGGAACATCAACAGCTCGCTGCTCACGCTTGGAAAGTGCATCCACGCCATGAGGCTCAACCAGAACGCCAA GTTTCAGCACCACATTCCCTTCAGGGAGTCCAAGCTCACACACTTCCTGcagttcttcttctgtggtgccGGGCGGGTCTCCATGGTGGTCAACATCAACCAGAACTCGTCGTGCTTCGACGAGACGCTCAACGTGCTCAAGTTCTCGGCGCTGGCTCAGAAG GTGGTGGTGCTGAACTCGAGGCCGACGGTCCCCGACGGTCCTGGCTCCTCCCAGAGGTCGGCCATGGAGCTGTCGCTGATCATCGACGAGGCAGACTGCCGCAGAAACGTGGCAGGGAGGGGCAGAAAGAGCTCGCTGCTCGCCTGGGAGACGAGCCTGGAGGACGTGCTGGAGGACGAAGATGGCGAAGAGGGTGAGGAAGATGGGGAGGAGGAGAGCATGATGGAGGGAACGGTCCTGGAGGCAAGAGGCGAGAATGAGGAGGAGTGGGACGTGACGATGGAGGAGGACGAGAAG GAGGGCAGGGAGGCGGCGCTGCGTCTCGTTCTCGAGGCTCAGGTCAGAGAAGAAGTCAGCGCTGAGTTCATGGAGCTCTTTAAAAAGATGGAGAAGGACTACAG CGACCGCCTGGAGAAGGAGCGGGAGATCCTGGAGGAGCGGGCGGAGAAGAGGGTGGAGATCCTGAAGAACCTCGTCAGTAAGACGGTCGACCTGTCTGCTCTTAGCACGGACAGCAACAAG GAGGAGCAGGTGGTGCTGCTGGAGGGAATCATCAGCTCCATGAGTCAAGACCTGGAGAAGATCAGAGAGGACGCTCAGAGTGTCCACCGCTGTCTGAccgagcacacacacagcacag AGCTGGAGGCGCTGCGACTGGATAGCCAGCAGTCACGTGACCAACTGCAAGAAGCCGAGAAG CgtctggagcagcagcagcaggaggtgtCGAAACTGATGGAGTTGTGTCGGCAGAAGGACGGCGCCCTTTCCAGGCTCCGGGCAGCCATGGACCATGCCGTGGAGGACGCCACCCGAGAC AAGCAGCTGGTGGAGTCAATACGGTCGCAGCTGCTGGAGCTTCAGCAGACCTGCGGCTGCACGAGGagaggacaggaggaggaggggagcagGAAACATCAGCCTGACTCTGTGGAGGATGAGAAGCAGCGAGGAGCAAACAGGAGAG TGGTCCTGGAGGAGGAGATCTGGAGGCTGCAGGAggaaaatgacagaaagaaCGAGGCCATCGTGGAGctcagagggagggaggaggagctgcagcAAGAGAAGGCGAggctggaggaggagctgaggagCCGGGTGGCGGAGGTGGAGGGGCTGAAAAAGGAGCAGGTGCTgctggaggagcagctgctGGCGCTCAAAA ACCTGGACGAGTGTCCAAACTGTGACACTGTGTTGGTGTCTCTGGAGGCGGAGCAGAGGGAGGCGTCCAGACTGCAGAAGGAGAACAAAGCTCTGGTGAACGGGATCTTCCAGCTGCAGACGGAG GTGACCAGCCTGCAGGTGCAGCTcaaacagcagactgacagatCCGACAGCCTATCAGAGCAGTTCAAAGCCACAAAGACCCGCCTCCACGACCTGGAGCACCAGTCAGAGGAGAAGAACAACTCCATCAGCAGTCTGACACAGGGACTGGAGCGCCTTCGACAGGAAGTGAag gaggaggaggggcagAGCAGCAGCGTTTTCCACGCCGCcatggaggagctgaagaaggagAGCGAGGCGGCGCTCCAGCGCTCTGCTCAGAAATCCCAACAGATCGAAGAGCTGCAGACAGACAAGCGGCGGCTGGAGGCGGAGCTTACGCTCAG TGAGAACAGGTGCGCTGAGCTCAGAGAGGAgctggccaatcagagagcagaATTCTCCCACCAGCTGGAGAGCCTGAGGGCGGAGCTCGATTCAGAAGGCGACGCCCTACAAGCAGCATTTCAGGACagcgaggagaggaggaggcagcGGGAGATGGAGGTGGGAG agCTGCAGCGAGTCTTGGATGAGAAGGAGAAAGGTCTGGAAGAAAGCCGCCAACAGGTGGAGACGCTCAGTCGAG agctgcagaggagggaggaggaggagaacaggGCCATGGAGGAGGAGACGCTGCCTCTGGTGgaagagctgaagaaggagaTCCAGAAACTGCAGGAGaggagacaggaggaggaggatgggggGGGCAAGAGGATGAAGAGTGGGGAGTGTGAGGCAGTGATGAAGCAGAGAGACACTCAG GACCTTCGAGACTCTCCTCTTAGGTCCAACATGGCCGCCAGGAAGAAAACTCCCAGAACCacggggaggaagaggaagagctgCGAGCTGGAG GTTTTGGTGCACAGTGAAAACAAGAGGAACAAACCGAGGGGAAACGCCCGTTGCGTTCAG GAGAGAGGATGCGCTCTGCAGAAGATTGAAGAGGCGATCCACACCTCAACGTGCGTCCTGGGCAGCAAAG GCTCGTCAGGCCCTGCGGCTCCAGAGCGAACTCACCGTCCCGTCCTCTCTGCAGATAAAAACATAAGCTCGGTGGAGAAGGAGGCGGTAACCGTGGCAACCAAACCCCGGCGAGGCCGCAGGAAGCTTTACAATATGGACCCGTGGGCGCCGATGGTGGACTCGCCACACACG ACGCCCGGAGCAGCGGCGGAGGATCGGGAGAGCGACCACAGCATCATGAAGAGGAAGCTACGCTCTCAAACCtgcaggaagtga
- the LOC113027921 gene encoding kinesin-like protein KIF20A isoform X3: MDSSLAGRPERVGPVEVGDIKKDLLAEFSAMPTQDDAQEQSENLQVYLRVRPFTAAESGSGEAQDCVTIEGPDTVVLKPPRSCQSNRQSDKSLPQTAQRFTFTQVFGPEASQRKVFEGSVRGLVRDVLQGGNCLVFTYGVTNAGKTFTFLGPDHDSGLLPRSLSVIFNSIEGRLYGRCDLKPQRCRDFSRLTPDQQATESSSKRNLLRMLKESDRSATTGRSAFLEGSSLSSDSSVNSVSEADSFCLDVDSNVRFSVWVSFCEIYNENIHDLLEQVPGGQQRRTVLRLSQDVKGNSFIKDLRWVQVSSSEEAYRVMKIGKRNQSFSSTRLNQLSSRSHSIFSIRILRVDDVGVPRVLGISELALCDLAGSERCSRTHNTGERLKEAGNINSSLLTLGKCIHAMRLNQNAKFQHHIPFRESKLTHFLQFFFCGAGRVSMVVNINQNSSCFDETLNVLKFSALAQKVVVLNSRPTVPDGPGSSQRSAMELSLIIDEADCRRNVAGRGRKSSLLAWETSLEDVLEDEDGEEGEEDGEEESMMEGTVLEARGENEEEWDVTMEEDEKQEGREAALRLVLEAQVREEVSAEFMELFKKMEKDYSDRLEKEREILEERAEKRVEILKNLVSKTVDLSALSTDSNKEEQVVLLEGIISSMSQDLEKIREDAQSVHRCLTEHTHSTELEALRLDSQQSRDQLQEAEKRLEQQQQEVSKLMELCRQKDGALSRLRAAMDHAVEDATRDKQLVESIRSQLLELQQTCGCTRRGQEEEGSRKHQPDSVEDEKQRGANRRVVLEEEIWRLQEENDRKNEAIVELRGREEELQQEKARLEEELRSRVAEVEGLKKEQVLLEEQLLALKNLDECPNCDTVLVSLEAEQREASRLQKENKALVNGIFQLQTEVTSLQVQLKQQTDRSDSLSEQFKATKTRLHDLEHQSEEKNNSISSLTQGLERLRQEVKEEEGQSSSVFHAAMEELKKESEAALQRSAQKSQQIEELQTDKRRLEAELTLSENRCAELREELANQRAEFSHQLESLRAELDSEGDALQAAFQDSEERRRQREMEVGELQRVLDEKEKGLEESRQQVETLSRELQRREEEENRAMEEETLPLVEELKKEIQKLQERRQEEEDGGGKRMKSGECEAVMKQRDTQDLRDSPLRSNMAARKKTPRTTGRKRKSCELEVLVHSENKRNKPRGNARCVQERGCALQKIEEAIHTSTCVLGSKDKNISSVEKEAVTVATKPRRGRRKLYNMDPWAPMVDSPHTTPGAAAEDRESDHSIMKRKLRSQTCRK, from the exons ATGGATTCCAGTTTAGCTGGAAGGCCGGAGAGAGTGGGACCAGTGGAGGTGGGGGACATAAAGAAGGACCTGCTGGCTGAGTTTTCTGCCATGCCAACACAG gaCGACGCTCAGGAGCAGTCGGAGAACCTGCAGGTTTACCTGAGGGTTCGACCCTTTACTGCAGCCGAGAGCGGCAGCGGAGAGGCAcag GACTGTGTGACCATCGAGGGGCCGGACACTGTGGTCCTCAAGCCTCCCAGGAGCTGCCAGTCAAACCGACAGAGCGACAAGTCCCTCCCACAAACGGCCCAGAGGTTCACCTTCACGCAG GTGTTCGGTCCGGAGGCGAGTCAGAGGAAGGTGTTCGAGGGCTCCGTTCGGGGTTTGGTCCGAGACGTTCTGCAGGGAGGAAACTGTCTGGTTTTCACGTACGGAGTCACCAACGCCGGGAAGACCTTCACCTTCCTCG GTCCGGACCACGACTCGGGTCTGCTGCCCAGGTCCCTGTCGGTCATCTTCAACAGCATCGAAGGCCGCCTTTACGGCCGCTGCGACCTGAAGCCTCAGCGCTGCCGAGACTTCAGCAGACTGACTCCAGACCAGCAGGCGACCGAGAGCAGCAGCAAGAGGAACCTGCTGAGGATGCTAAAGGAG AGCGACAGAAGCGCGACAACTGGAAGGTCGGCGTTCCTCGAAG gctCGTCTCTGAGCAGTGACAGCAGTGTGAACAGCGTCTCAGAGGCCGACAGCTTCTGTTTGGATGTCGACTCAAACGTCCGTTTCTCCGTCTGGGTTTCCTTCTGTGAGATTTACAACGAGAACATCCACGACCTGCTCGAAcag GTTCCCGGCGGCCAGCAGAGGAGGACGGTCCTGCGTCTGTCTCAGGACGTGAAAGGAAACTCGTTCATCAAAG ACCTGCGTTGGGTCCAGGTGAGCAGTTCGGAGGAGGCGTACAGAGTGATGAAGATCGGGAAGAGGAACCAGAGTTTCTCCTCCACCCGCCTGAACCAGCTGTCCAGCAGGAG CCACAGCATCTTCTCCATCAGGATCCTGCGCGTGGATGACGTCGGCGTTCCCAGAGTCCTCGGCATCAGCGA ACTCGCGCTGTGCGACCTGGCCGGGTCGGAGAGGTGCTCGCGGACGCACAACACCGGCGAGAGGCTGAAGGAGGCAGGGAACATCAACAGCTCGCTGCTCACGCTTGGAAAGTGCATCCACGCCATGAGGCTCAACCAGAACGCCAA GTTTCAGCACCACATTCCCTTCAGGGAGTCCAAGCTCACACACTTCCTGcagttcttcttctgtggtgccGGGCGGGTCTCCATGGTGGTCAACATCAACCAGAACTCGTCGTGCTTCGACGAGACGCTCAACGTGCTCAAGTTCTCGGCGCTGGCTCAGAAG GTGGTGGTGCTGAACTCGAGGCCGACGGTCCCCGACGGTCCTGGCTCCTCCCAGAGGTCGGCCATGGAGCTGTCGCTGATCATCGACGAGGCAGACTGCCGCAGAAACGTGGCAGGGAGGGGCAGAAAGAGCTCGCTGCTCGCCTGGGAGACGAGCCTGGAGGACGTGCTGGAGGACGAAGATGGCGAAGAGGGTGAGGAAGATGGGGAGGAGGAGAGCATGATGGAGGGAACGGTCCTGGAGGCAAGAGGCGAGAATGAGGAGGAGTGGGACGTGACGATGGAGGAGGACGAGAAG CAGGAGGGCAGGGAGGCGGCGCTGCGTCTCGTTCTCGAGGCTCAGGTCAGAGAAGAAGTCAGCGCTGAGTTCATGGAGCTCTTTAAAAAGATGGAGAAGGACTACAG CGACCGCCTGGAGAAGGAGCGGGAGATCCTGGAGGAGCGGGCGGAGAAGAGGGTGGAGATCCTGAAGAACCTCGTCAGTAAGACGGTCGACCTGTCTGCTCTTAGCACGGACAGCAACAAG GAGGAGCAGGTGGTGCTGCTGGAGGGAATCATCAGCTCCATGAGTCAAGACCTGGAGAAGATCAGAGAGGACGCTCAGAGTGTCCACCGCTGTCTGAccgagcacacacacagcacag AGCTGGAGGCGCTGCGACTGGATAGCCAGCAGTCACGTGACCAACTGCAAGAAGCCGAGAAG CgtctggagcagcagcagcaggaggtgtCGAAACTGATGGAGTTGTGTCGGCAGAAGGACGGCGCCCTTTCCAGGCTCCGGGCAGCCATGGACCATGCCGTGGAGGACGCCACCCGAGAC AAGCAGCTGGTGGAGTCAATACGGTCGCAGCTGCTGGAGCTTCAGCAGACCTGCGGCTGCACGAGGagaggacaggaggaggaggggagcagGAAACATCAGCCTGACTCTGTGGAGGATGAGAAGCAGCGAGGAGCAAACAGGAGAG TGGTCCTGGAGGAGGAGATCTGGAGGCTGCAGGAggaaaatgacagaaagaaCGAGGCCATCGTGGAGctcagagggagggaggaggagctgcagcAAGAGAAGGCGAggctggaggaggagctgaggagCCGGGTGGCGGAGGTGGAGGGGCTGAAAAAGGAGCAGGTGCTgctggaggagcagctgctGGCGCTCAAAA ACCTGGACGAGTGTCCAAACTGTGACACTGTGTTGGTGTCTCTGGAGGCGGAGCAGAGGGAGGCGTCCAGACTGCAGAAGGAGAACAAAGCTCTGGTGAACGGGATCTTCCAGCTGCAGACGGAG GTGACCAGCCTGCAGGTGCAGCTcaaacagcagactgacagatCCGACAGCCTATCAGAGCAGTTCAAAGCCACAAAGACCCGCCTCCACGACCTGGAGCACCAGTCAGAGGAGAAGAACAACTCCATCAGCAGTCTGACACAGGGACTGGAGCGCCTTCGACAGGAAGTGAag gaggaggaggggcagAGCAGCAGCGTTTTCCACGCCGCcatggaggagctgaagaaggagAGCGAGGCGGCGCTCCAGCGCTCTGCTCAGAAATCCCAACAGATCGAAGAGCTGCAGACAGACAAGCGGCGGCTGGAGGCGGAGCTTACGCTCAG TGAGAACAGGTGCGCTGAGCTCAGAGAGGAgctggccaatcagagagcagaATTCTCCCACCAGCTGGAGAGCCTGAGGGCGGAGCTCGATTCAGAAGGCGACGCCCTACAAGCAGCATTTCAGGACagcgaggagaggaggaggcagcGGGAGATGGAGGTGGGAG agCTGCAGCGAGTCTTGGATGAGAAGGAGAAAGGTCTGGAAGAAAGCCGCCAACAGGTGGAGACGCTCAGTCGAG agctgcagaggagggaggaggaggagaacaggGCCATGGAGGAGGAGACGCTGCCTCTGGTGgaagagctgaagaaggagaTCCAGAAACTGCAGGAGaggagacaggaggaggaggatgggggGGGCAAGAGGATGAAGAGTGGGGAGTGTGAGGCAGTGATGAAGCAGAGAGACACTCAG GACCTTCGAGACTCTCCTCTTAGGTCCAACATGGCCGCCAGGAAGAAAACTCCCAGAACCacggggaggaagaggaagagctgCGAGCTGGAG GTTTTGGTGCACAGTGAAAACAAGAGGAACAAACCGAGGGGAAACGCCCGTTGCGTTCAG GAGAGAGGATGCGCTCTGCAGAAGATTGAAGAGGCGATCCACACCTCAACGTGCGTCCTGGGCAGCAAAG ATAAAAACATAAGCTCGGTGGAGAAGGAGGCGGTAACCGTGGCAACCAAACCCCGGCGAGGCCGCAGGAAGCTTTACAATATGGACCCGTGGGCGCCGATGGTGGACTCGCCACACACG ACGCCCGGAGCAGCGGCGGAGGATCGGGAGAGCGACCACAGCATCATGAAGAGGAAGCTACGCTCTCAAACCtgcaggaagtga